The window AATCGAAGTAAAGGCCATAGTCTCAGGGGCAAGCCCCAAAAGTTCCACCAGCGCCCGGGCAGGGGTCATGCTGATCGCCATGCGCTCAGAAACAAGAACTACTTTTCGGCTCATGGCATCAATTCGATCGGCGTCAGCCGTTGTCTGCCTGATCATAATGTTTAATTCGTTCAGGCAAACTTGCTGACGATTAATGCGACTCACCACAAATAATGACATGAGGCCAACAACCGCCATGATAAGCATGGCCATCATCGTTAGTTGGCGCGCCTTGACCATCACCGACTTTCGTAGCCGAACAGACTCAGGAGTTAGGTTGATCTGCAGCCGCTCCGGTGCCGCAGCCGCCCCAATAATACCCGTCAATACGACTGTTGCGGCCTCAGGCCCAGTTTTGTCGTAAGCGTCAGCTCCCGCACCGGTTACAGGAATGATTTCAACCCCCAACACCGACGTCAACAGCTTAACAAAGGATTGATTCCCCCCTGCTGTCCCAGCCAATGCCACGGCCACAATCGAAACTGACGGCACTTCATTCCGAAAGGTTTCGAGTGCCATGGAAATTTCCTGCACAGCTTTATCACGCGAAGGCTCATCCCCGGCCAATAATTGACTCGCCCCCACCGAAAGACTGCGGCTGAACAACGGTACACCCTGATTCAGTACCACCAAATCGCTGGACATCATGTCAACATCCAGAAATGCTGCAGCCCCCGCCAGCCGCTGAGAAAAGGCCAATTTCCCGTCCTGCAGCGCCGCCAGCCAGCCATCCGTCGTGGTGGTCACCATACTCACAGACAGTCCTGCATCTTCAATAAAACGATACTTCTGGCGAACAATCCCGGTTTGCGCAATCACCAGCATGACGCGGGTATAACCATCTTTATCCGACCGGAACACACGATAATCGAAAACAATTTCATCGCGGGAATAGGGCGTTTGGCGCGCAATTTGGAGATCCACCATATCGGCAATCTCCTGCGGATCCCCGGAGGGCAAATCAAACAGCCGGACATTGACCGCCTGACGTGGAAGACAGATCACCACCGGCTCTCCGGCCAACTCTCCAATACCGAGTGCTTTCAAAAGATTCGGGCCGGCCAGCGATTCCACCTCCGCAGCCCGCCTCACGATCACCCGCACGACTTTGACTTCGTCACGGTTCCGGCTAATCTCAACCAGCTTGAACCACTCACTCCCTGGCTCCACTGCCAGCACGGTCTTGCCAAATGGAATTTTTAAATCAGTCTTCATGCCAAAACTCAAACTTCCGTTCTTTGCGATCCCACACAAAGTCCACCCTTCGTCGCTGATGAGCGGATCCGCTCGCCAGCCACCCTTCCGCATGGCCACTGAAATGATCAGAGGCCACAGTCACAAAGGGAGTCATTCCCGAC of the bacterium genome contains:
- the pilM gene encoding pilus assembly protein PilM produces the protein MKTDLKIPFGKTVLAVEPGSEWFKLVEISRNRDEVKVVRVIVRRAAEVESLAGPNLLKALGIGELAGEPVVICLPRQAVNVRLFDLPSGDPQEIADMVDLQIARQTPYSRDEIVFDYRVFRSDKDGYTRVMLVIAQTGIVRQKYRFIEDAGLSVSMVTTTTDGWLAALQDGKLAFSQRLAGAAAFLDVDMMSSDLVVLNQGVPLFSRSLSVGASQLLAGDEPSRDKAVQEISMALETFRNEVPSVSIVAVALAGTAGGNQSFVKLLTSVLGVEIIPVTGAGADAYDKTGPEAATVVLTGIIGAAAAPERLQINLTPESVRLRKSVMVKARQLTMMAMLIMAVVGLMSLFVVSRINRQQVCLNELNIMIRQTTADADRIDAMSRKVVLVSERMAISMTPARALVELLGLAPETMAFTSIQISEASQLVCRGSAETVADTVRLVNSMEVSLLFQNVKNTRTVSGKDRTEFEIACELEKKRP